The following coding sequences are from one Burkholderia stabilis window:
- a CDS encoding response regulator, with product MDKIDHVLIVDDDRAIRELIADYLEKNGMRVSLAANGREMRNVLDDGAPDLIVLDLMLPGEDGLTLCRDLRAGKFRTVPVLMLTARGEETDRIIGLEMGADDYLAKPFAVRELLARIRSVLRRARMLPPGMQVTETAELLAFGEWRLDTTGRHLLDAEGTLVALSGAEYRLLRVFLDHPQRVLTRDQLLNLTQGRQSDPFDRSIDLLVSRLRQRLRDGAREPRYIKTLRNEGYVFSSAVTAIDGTP from the coding sequence ATGGACAAGATCGACCACGTGCTGATCGTCGACGACGATCGCGCCATCCGCGAACTGATTGCGGACTATCTGGAGAAGAACGGCATGCGCGTGTCGCTGGCCGCGAATGGCCGCGAGATGCGCAACGTACTGGACGACGGCGCGCCCGACCTGATCGTGCTCGACCTGATGCTGCCGGGCGAGGACGGCCTCACGCTGTGCCGCGACCTGCGCGCCGGCAAGTTCCGCACGGTGCCCGTGCTGATGCTGACCGCACGCGGCGAGGAAACCGACCGCATCATCGGCCTCGAGATGGGCGCCGACGATTACCTGGCCAAACCGTTCGCGGTGCGCGAACTGCTCGCGCGGATTCGCTCGGTGCTGCGCCGCGCGCGGATGCTGCCGCCCGGCATGCAGGTGACGGAAACGGCCGAGCTGCTCGCGTTCGGCGAATGGCGGCTCGACACGACGGGGCGCCACCTGCTCGACGCCGAAGGGACGCTGGTCGCGCTGAGCGGCGCTGAATACCGGCTGCTGCGCGTGTTCCTCGATCATCCGCAGCGCGTGCTGACGCGCGACCAGCTGCTCAACCTCACGCAGGGGCGGCAGTCCGACCCGTTCGACCGGTCGATCGACCTGCTCGTGAGCCGGTTGCGCCAGCGGCTGCGCGACGGCGCGCGCGAACCGCGCTACATCAAGACGCTGCGCAACGAGGGCTATGTGTTCTCGTCGGCCGTGACTGCCATCGACGGTACGCCATGA
- a CDS encoding thioredoxin family protein, whose amino-acid sequence MLTRLKTAALVIALAATAGLAAFAGTRDDAGMQTSLAGTPAPDFTGIDRWHNSAPLTLGQLRGKVVLVDFWTYSCINCIHTIPYVKDWDRKYRDQGLVVVGVHTPEYPFERDAGNVRDAIKRFGIQYPVAQDNRYDTWRAYGNQYWPALYLIDASGKVVYTRYGEGGYDKTEAAIRSALAQAGDTAKGATRTQ is encoded by the coding sequence ATGCTGACCCGACTCAAGACCGCCGCCCTCGTCATCGCCCTCGCCGCCACGGCCGGGCTCGCCGCCTTCGCCGGCACCCGCGACGACGCGGGCATGCAGACGTCGCTGGCCGGCACGCCCGCGCCCGACTTCACGGGCATCGACCGCTGGCACAACAGCGCGCCGCTGACGCTCGGCCAGTTGCGCGGCAAGGTCGTGCTCGTCGATTTCTGGACGTACTCGTGCATCAACTGCATTCACACGATTCCGTACGTGAAGGACTGGGACCGGAAGTATCGCGACCAGGGGCTCGTCGTGGTCGGCGTGCATACGCCCGAATATCCGTTCGAACGCGATGCGGGCAATGTCCGCGATGCGATCAAGCGCTTCGGCATCCAGTATCCGGTCGCGCAGGACAACCGCTACGACACGTGGCGCGCGTACGGGAACCAGTACTGGCCCGCGCTGTACCTGATCGATGCGAGCGGGAAGGTCGTCTATACGCGCTACGGCGAAGGCGGCTACGACAAGACCGAGGCGGCGATTCGCAGTGCGCTCGCGCAGGCGGGGGACACGGCGAAGGGCGCGACGCGCACGCAGTAA
- a CDS encoding FMN-binding negative transcriptional regulator, with protein MYVPAHFDESRPEVLHELIVQHPFGSLITHGKNGLDANHIPFELLPGEGALGELHAHVARANPIWQEVANGDEVLVIFRAGDAYISPNWYPSKHAAHRQVPTWNYVVVHAFGRITVRDDEKFARGVVARLTRTHEASQPVPWKMGDAPTDYLDMMLQSIVGLQIEITRLVGKRKLGQNKAVEDIRGAGDGLIAEGNVKIGEAMLAEADAKRE; from the coding sequence ATGTACGTCCCTGCCCATTTCGACGAATCCCGCCCCGAAGTGCTGCACGAGCTGATCGTGCAGCACCCGTTCGGCAGCCTGATCACGCACGGGAAGAACGGGCTCGACGCGAACCACATTCCGTTCGAGCTGCTGCCGGGCGAAGGCGCGCTCGGCGAACTGCACGCGCACGTCGCGCGCGCGAATCCGATCTGGCAGGAGGTGGCGAACGGCGACGAGGTGCTCGTGATCTTCCGCGCCGGCGACGCGTACATCTCGCCGAACTGGTACCCGAGCAAGCACGCGGCGCACCGGCAGGTGCCGACGTGGAACTACGTGGTCGTGCATGCGTTCGGCCGCATCACGGTGCGCGACGACGAGAAGTTCGCGCGCGGCGTGGTCGCGCGGCTGACGCGCACGCACGAGGCGTCGCAGCCGGTGCCGTGGAAGATGGGCGATGCGCCGACGGATTATCTCGACATGATGCTGCAGTCGATCGTCGGGCTGCAGATCGAGATCACGCGGCTCGTCGGCAAGCGCAAGCTCGGGCAGAACAAGGCGGTGGAGGATATTCGCGGGGCGGGCGACGGGCTGATCGCGGAAGGGAACGTCAAGATCGGCGAAGCGATGCTCGCCGAGGCCGACGCGAAGCGCGAGTAA
- a CDS encoding PLP-dependent aminotransferase family protein, whose amino-acid sequence MARTARIVEIPSLGALDRAAGDLSRQLAQALREAVRRGDVRAGDTLPSTRLLAAALQVARGTVVDAYAQLIAEGFLESRGGAGTRVANALAEPPPVEEPPVARKRAAHAGLPEPAATFAQIAREFRPLPAMPFAISVPVGLTAPDDIWRRLGNRLRARGAGAPSGYADPQGALPLREAIADYVRRSRSVRCHADQVVITSGTQQGLHLASQVLLGADDQAWVENPAYRGITALLESTGRRDAMVRVPVDADGIDVEAGIRIAPHARAAFVTPSHQYPLGMPMSMARRNALLAWARAQRAWVIEDDYDSELRYEGYPFPSLQGLDPDRVIYLGTFSKILFPSLRLGYVIAPGDLVPAFCGARVLMDRHAPTADQHVLAAFIAEGHLDRHIRRVRGVYAEQRALLIDTLGARLPRELAWVQPGDQGMHVVLWLAPDIDDLDVVARAAQAGVAVRAVSPMFAPGTARPGLVLGFGGFGRAQMEAAAQRLADVVASSGHSSGESRPFAPQKVVRGQQT is encoded by the coding sequence ATGGCAAGAACGGCCCGGATCGTCGAAATCCCGTCGCTCGGCGCGCTCGACCGCGCCGCCGGCGACCTGAGCCGCCAGCTCGCGCAGGCGTTGCGCGAAGCCGTGCGCCGCGGCGACGTCCGCGCGGGCGACACGCTGCCGTCCACGCGGCTGCTCGCGGCGGCGCTGCAGGTTGCGCGCGGCACCGTCGTCGATGCGTATGCGCAGCTCATCGCCGAAGGCTTTCTCGAATCGCGCGGCGGCGCGGGCACGCGGGTCGCGAACGCGCTCGCGGAACCGCCGCCCGTCGAAGAACCGCCCGTCGCCCGCAAACGCGCGGCGCACGCCGGGCTGCCCGAACCCGCCGCCACCTTCGCGCAAATCGCCCGCGAATTCCGGCCGCTGCCGGCCATGCCGTTCGCGATCTCCGTGCCGGTCGGCCTCACCGCGCCCGACGACATCTGGCGCCGGCTCGGCAACCGCCTGCGCGCACGCGGCGCCGGCGCGCCGTCCGGTTATGCCGATCCGCAGGGCGCGCTGCCGCTGCGCGAAGCGATCGCCGATTACGTGCGCCGGTCGCGCTCGGTGCGCTGCCATGCCGACCAGGTCGTGATCACGAGCGGCACGCAGCAGGGGCTGCACCTCGCGAGCCAGGTGCTGCTCGGCGCGGACGATCAGGCGTGGGTCGAGAATCCGGCCTATCGCGGCATCACCGCGCTGCTCGAAAGCACCGGGCGGCGCGACGCGATGGTGCGCGTGCCGGTCGACGCCGACGGCATCGACGTCGAAGCCGGCATCCGCATCGCGCCGCACGCGCGCGCCGCGTTCGTCACGCCGTCGCACCAGTACCCGCTCGGCATGCCGATGAGCATGGCGCGACGCAACGCGCTGCTCGCATGGGCACGCGCGCAGCGCGCCTGGGTGATCGAGGACGATTACGACAGCGAGCTGCGCTACGAAGGTTATCCGTTCCCGTCGCTGCAGGGGCTCGACCCCGACCGCGTGATCTACCTCGGCACGTTCAGCAAGATCCTGTTTCCGTCGCTGCGGCTCGGCTACGTGATCGCGCCCGGCGATCTCGTGCCCGCGTTCTGCGGCGCGCGCGTGCTGATGGACCGCCATGCGCCGACCGCCGACCAGCACGTGCTGGCCGCGTTCATCGCGGAAGGCCATCTCGATCGCCATATTCGCCGCGTGCGCGGCGTGTATGCGGAACAGCGCGCGCTGCTGATCGACACGCTCGGCGCGCGGCTGCCGCGCGAGCTCGCATGGGTGCAGCCGGGCGACCAGGGGATGCACGTCGTGCTGTGGCTCGCGCCAGACATCGACGATCTCGACGTGGTCGCGCGCGCGGCGCAAGCCGGCGTCGCGGTACGCGCGGTGTCGCCGATGTTCGCGCCGGGCACGGCCCGCCCGGGGCTCGTGCTCGGCTTCGGCGGATTCGGCCGCGCGCAGATGGAAGCCGCCGCGCAGCGGCTCGCGGACGTAGTCGCATCGTCCGGACATTCGTCGGGAGAATCGCGGCCGTTTGCACCGCAAAAGGTTGTCCGCGGGCAACAAACGTAA
- a CDS encoding penicillin-binding protein 1A — translation MNRFVPFLRDSWTRCRTRLAPLAAACRARARALCAGVLHRLRHPTRRGVALTLAAIPVLGLLVLLAFIPFTPSIGDIRKARIDRPARVLSADGQVIAEFRPVNREWVPLKQISPHMVDALIATEDHRFYDHHGIDWRRTLAAGLHTFSGSRQGGSTITQQLARNLYPDEVGRAPTLTRKVKELITAFKIETVYSKNEILETYLNTVPFLYNAYGVEMAARTYFGKSANQLDIVESATLVGMLKGNSYYNPVLNPERAVQRRNIVLGRMAQMGMLTPQQLAKLQRRPLRVDFEPQTAQPGPAPHFAVQLRKWLIAWADRNNYDLYSDGLVVRTTLDAQLQDMATQALTRQTDQLQAIADSVWRGPSGCGLRNDLFRGFIRQTPDYREARDAGLADVAALKQLGANRAFMRALCERKTQVQAGFVAIDPRNGAIRAWVGSPDFGSEPFDHVAQARRQPGSTFKPFVYGAAFADGMRPGDTFIDRPVAIPIDGRAIWRPTDAEPPTDEPMTLRDALALSRNRITAQVMQREGAAKVAQLARAMGVRDSPLDAVPSLALGTSPVTLKEMVSAYGTIANRGVYVAPQMITRIEDRDGKVLAAFGSAPPERALPVAAAQTLVDVMRDVVDRGTGADIRSRYGIRIDVAGKTGTTQDNADGWFILMHPQLVAGAWVGFDDGSVTLRSDYWGAGAHSALPIVGSFYDAALRAGAIDPRAQFSPDFRPRSAPAPRRRPQHSGLFDWLRFFR, via the coding sequence GTGAATCGCTTCGTGCCGTTTCTTCGAGACTCGTGGACCCGCTGCCGCACCCGCCTCGCGCCGCTCGCCGCCGCCTGCCGCGCGCGCGCCCGCGCACTGTGCGCCGGCGTGCTGCATCGCCTGCGTCATCCGACGCGGCGCGGCGTGGCGCTGACGCTCGCCGCGATACCGGTGCTCGGCCTGCTGGTGCTGCTCGCGTTCATCCCGTTCACGCCGAGCATCGGCGACATCCGCAAGGCGCGCATCGACCGCCCCGCGCGCGTGCTGTCGGCCGACGGCCAGGTGATCGCCGAATTCCGGCCGGTCAACCGCGAATGGGTGCCGCTCAAGCAGATCTCGCCGCACATGGTCGACGCGCTGATCGCGACCGAGGACCATCGCTTCTACGACCATCACGGCATCGACTGGCGCCGCACGCTCGCGGCCGGGCTGCACACGTTCTCGGGCAGCCGCCAGGGCGGCTCGACGATCACGCAGCAGCTCGCGCGCAACCTGTACCCGGACGAGGTCGGCCGCGCGCCGACGCTCACGCGCAAGGTGAAGGAGCTGATCACCGCCTTCAAGATCGAGACGGTCTACAGCAAGAACGAAATTCTCGAGACCTACCTGAACACCGTGCCGTTCCTGTACAACGCGTACGGCGTCGAAATGGCCGCGCGCACCTACTTCGGCAAATCGGCGAACCAGCTCGACATCGTCGAAAGCGCGACGCTCGTCGGGATGCTGAAGGGCAACAGCTACTACAACCCGGTGCTGAACCCGGAGCGCGCGGTACAGCGGCGCAACATCGTGCTCGGCCGGATGGCGCAGATGGGCATGCTGACGCCGCAGCAGCTCGCAAAACTGCAGCGCCGGCCGCTGCGCGTCGACTTCGAGCCGCAGACCGCGCAGCCCGGGCCGGCCCCGCACTTCGCAGTGCAGCTGCGCAAGTGGCTGATCGCGTGGGCCGACCGCAACAACTACGATCTCTACTCGGACGGCCTCGTCGTGCGCACGACGCTCGATGCGCAGTTGCAGGACATGGCGACGCAGGCGCTGACCCGGCAGACCGACCAGTTGCAGGCGATTGCCGACAGCGTATGGCGCGGCCCGTCCGGCTGCGGGTTGCGCAACGACCTGTTCCGCGGCTTCATCCGCCAGACGCCCGACTATCGCGAGGCCCGCGACGCCGGGCTCGCCGATGTCGCCGCGCTGAAGCAGCTCGGCGCGAACCGCGCGTTCATGCGCGCGCTGTGCGAGCGCAAGACGCAGGTGCAGGCCGGCTTCGTCGCGATCGATCCGCGCAACGGTGCGATCCGCGCGTGGGTCGGCAGCCCCGATTTCGGCAGCGAGCCGTTCGATCACGTCGCGCAGGCGCGGCGCCAGCCGGGCTCGACGTTCAAGCCGTTCGTCTATGGCGCCGCGTTCGCGGACGGCATGCGGCCGGGCGATACGTTCATCGACCGCCCCGTCGCGATTCCGATCGACGGTCGTGCGATCTGGCGCCCGACCGATGCGGAGCCGCCGACGGACGAGCCGATGACGCTGCGCGACGCGCTCGCGCTGTCGCGCAATCGCATCACCGCGCAGGTGATGCAGCGTGAAGGCGCGGCGAAGGTCGCGCAGCTCGCGCGCGCGATGGGCGTGCGCGACAGTCCGCTCGATGCGGTGCCGTCGCTCGCGCTCGGCACGAGCCCGGTCACGCTGAAGGAGATGGTGTCCGCATACGGGACGATCGCGAATCGCGGCGTGTACGTCGCGCCGCAGATGATCACGCGCATCGAGGATCGCGACGGCAAGGTGCTCGCCGCGTTCGGCAGCGCGCCGCCCGAACGCGCGCTGCCGGTGGCCGCCGCGCAAACGCTCGTCGACGTGATGCGCGACGTCGTCGATCGCGGCACCGGCGCCGACATCCGCTCGCGCTACGGCATCCGTATCGACGTCGCCGGCAAGACGGGTACGACGCAGGACAACGCGGACGGCTGGTTCATCCTGATGCATCCGCAACTCGTGGCCGGCGCGTGGGTCGGTTTCGACGACGGCAGCGTGACGCTGCGCAGCGACTACTGGGGTGCGGGCGCGCACAGCGCGTTGCCGATCGTCGGCTCGTTCTACGATGCGGCGCTGCGCGCGGGTGCGATCGATCCGCGCGCGCAGTTCTCGCCCGACTTCCGGCCGCGCAGCGCGCCGGCGCCGAGACGGCGCCCGCAGCATTCCGGCCTGTTTGACTGGTTGAGGTTTTTCCGCTGA
- a CDS encoding DUF2314 domain-containing protein, giving the protein MTTLARMDTDGWELDDADAIAAEHPDTFHLPSRAQRDAVEADALVKLIFRISTVDEHGHTQVNVERMWVCVIERAAGHWIGELDNQPRCTDDIAPGMRVAFDSRHVIDIWGVDWE; this is encoded by the coding sequence ATGACGACACTCGCACGGATGGATACCGACGGCTGGGAACTCGACGATGCGGACGCGATCGCCGCCGAGCATCCCGATACGTTTCATCTGCCTTCGCGCGCGCAGCGCGACGCGGTCGAGGCCGATGCGCTCGTCAAGCTGATCTTCCGCATCTCGACCGTCGATGAGCACGGACACACCCAGGTCAACGTCGAACGCATGTGGGTTTGCGTGATCGAGCGCGCCGCCGGGCACTGGATCGGCGAGCTCGACAACCAGCCCCGTTGTACGGACGACATCGCACCGGGCATGCGCGTCGCGTTCGACTCGCGGCATGTGATCGATATCTGGGGCGTGGACTGGGAATAG
- a CDS encoding nuclear transport factor 2 family protein — MTPSAVDIANLLYLYAERLDAGDLPGVAELFRHARIKTKEGAPTIGAEELLALFSASVKRYACGTPRTKHVVTNPIIEIDEATHRATARSNYTVLQSVDGLALQPIAAGRYHDAFERVDGVWRFSFRDYTLFDFAGDLSRHLNPIPNEPSAG, encoded by the coding sequence ATGACCCCAAGCGCAGTCGACATCGCGAACCTGCTGTATCTCTACGCGGAGCGGCTCGATGCCGGCGACCTGCCGGGCGTCGCCGAGCTGTTCCGGCATGCGCGCATCAAGACGAAGGAAGGCGCGCCGACGATCGGCGCGGAAGAATTGCTCGCGCTGTTCAGCGCGAGCGTGAAGCGTTACGCGTGCGGCACGCCGCGCACGAAGCATGTCGTCACCAATCCGATCATCGAGATCGATGAGGCCACGCATCGCGCGACGGCGCGCTCGAACTACACGGTGCTGCAGTCAGTCGACGGCCTCGCGCTGCAGCCGATCGCCGCGGGCCGCTATCACGATGCGTTCGAACGCGTCGACGGCGTGTGGCGCTTTTCATTCCGCGACTACACGCTGTTCGATTTCGCGGGCGACCTGAGCCGCCATCTGAATCCGATTCCGAACGAGCCATCGGCCGGCTGA
- the add gene encoding adenosine deaminase: MKGTPGNVPAARTGIDITPAHRAFFRALPKVELHCHLLGAVRHDTFVALAERSGAPIERAEIDAFYARGEKPVGVLHVLRALDKYLLTQPDDLRRIAYEYLEDAAAHNVRHAEFFWNPTGTVRVSGIAYADAQAAIVTAIRDAARDFGIGARLIPSIDREQDPDEAVAIVEWMKANRADEVAGLGIDYRENDRPPELFWKAYRNARAAGFRTTAHAGEFGMPWRNVETAVDLLQVDRVDHGYTIVDNPELCARYAERGIVFTVVPTNSYYLRTLPPEQWAELHPMRKMPGLGLKIHPNTDDPTLHKVNPSEAWELMFSHFGFTIAELKQFMLNGIDGAWVDDATKAAWRAAWAPEFDALAGTLAAS, translated from the coding sequence ATGAAGGGAACACCAGGCAACGTCCCGGCCGCGCGCACGGGCATCGACATCACGCCGGCCCATCGGGCCTTCTTCCGCGCGCTGCCGAAAGTCGAGTTGCATTGCCACCTGCTCGGCGCGGTGCGGCACGACACGTTCGTCGCGCTCGCGGAGCGCAGCGGCGCGCCGATCGAGCGTGCGGAGATCGACGCGTTCTACGCGCGCGGCGAGAAGCCGGTCGGCGTGCTGCACGTGCTGCGCGCGCTCGACAAGTATCTGCTCACGCAGCCTGACGACCTGCGGCGGATCGCATACGAGTACCTCGAAGATGCGGCCGCGCATAACGTTCGGCATGCGGAATTCTTCTGGAATCCGACCGGTACGGTGCGTGTGTCGGGTATCGCGTATGCGGACGCGCAGGCCGCGATCGTGACGGCGATTCGCGACGCCGCGCGCGACTTCGGGATCGGCGCGCGCCTGATTCCGAGCATCGACCGCGAGCAGGACCCCGACGAGGCGGTTGCGATCGTCGAATGGATGAAGGCGAACCGCGCGGACGAAGTCGCGGGGCTCGGCATCGACTATCGCGAGAACGACCGGCCGCCCGAGCTGTTCTGGAAGGCGTATCGCAACGCGCGCGCGGCGGGCTTCCGCACGACCGCGCATGCGGGCGAGTTCGGGATGCCGTGGCGCAACGTCGAGACGGCCGTCGATCTGCTGCAGGTCGATCGCGTCGATCACGGCTATACGATCGTCGACAACCCGGAGCTGTGCGCGCGTTATGCGGAGCGCGGGATCGTCTTCACGGTCGTGCCGACGAATTCGTATTACCTGCGCACACTGCCGCCGGAGCAATGGGCGGAACTGCATCCGATGCGCAAGATGCCGGGCCTCGGGCTGAAGATCCATCCGAACACCGACGATCCGACGCTGCACAAGGTCAATCCGAGCGAGGCGTGGGAGCTGATGTTCAGCCACTTCGGCTTCACGATCGCCGAGCTGAAGCAGTTCATGCTGAACGGGATCGACGGCGCGTGGGTGGACGACGCGACGAAGGCCGCATGGCGTGCCGCGTGGGCGCCGGAGTTCGACGCGCTGGCTGGCACGCTCGCTGCGAGCTGA
- a CDS encoding NCS2 family permease, whose amino-acid sequence MSATDTMPARKPANWLERRFALAARGTSVRTETIAGVTSFLAAAYLLVVIPSLLATGGMERGAATTATIIVFVLFTTLMGLYANLPFLVGPGIGGSVIIGVTLATTEHVGWQTGLGIACVSGVLFFLLTILGARGVVMKLIPVQIKLGLGASIGLFVTMLGLRNAGMVVANAKTNAFALGDFSRPGALVALIGLAVAIVLQARKVPGAILIAILAAAAAGVPLGVTHLPASFVSLPHSIAPIAFKLDIGSALSLAAAPYLFAFFAAEFFSTLGTALAVGAKANLLDEQGNLPNINRPFLVDSLAATIGPVFGIPALTALIESAAGVEAGGRSGLSSLAAAVLFAAMLLFVPVALAIPKEATAPALILIGLSMFATIRHTHFDDFTDALPVMSMVLLTLMSNSFGTGIAGGLLCYVLVKLLAGRWRDVSWGLVVLAIPLGYYFWTVVKPH is encoded by the coding sequence ATGTCAGCGACTGACACGATGCCGGCGCGCAAGCCGGCCAACTGGCTCGAACGCCGCTTCGCGCTCGCCGCGCGCGGCACGAGCGTGCGCACCGAGACGATCGCGGGCGTCACGTCGTTTCTCGCGGCCGCGTACCTGCTCGTCGTGATCCCGTCGCTGCTTGCCACCGGCGGCATGGAGCGCGGCGCGGCGACGACCGCGACGATCATCGTGTTCGTGCTCTTCACCACGCTGATGGGGCTCTACGCGAACCTGCCGTTCCTCGTCGGCCCCGGCATCGGCGGCTCGGTCATCATCGGCGTGACGCTCGCGACGACGGAGCACGTCGGCTGGCAGACGGGCCTCGGCATCGCCTGCGTGTCGGGCGTGCTGTTCTTTCTGCTGACGATTCTCGGCGCACGCGGCGTCGTGATGAAGCTGATTCCGGTGCAGATCAAGCTCGGGCTCGGCGCGTCGATCGGGTTGTTCGTCACGATGCTCGGGCTGCGCAATGCGGGGATGGTCGTCGCGAACGCGAAAACCAACGCGTTCGCGCTCGGCGATTTCTCGCGGCCGGGCGCGCTTGTCGCGCTGATCGGTCTCGCGGTCGCGATCGTGCTGCAGGCGCGCAAGGTGCCCGGTGCGATCCTGATCGCGATCCTCGCCGCGGCTGCAGCCGGCGTGCCGCTCGGCGTCACGCACCTGCCCGCGTCGTTCGTGTCGCTGCCGCACAGCATCGCGCCGATCGCGTTCAAGCTCGACATCGGCAGCGCGCTGAGCCTCGCCGCCGCGCCGTACCTGTTCGCGTTCTTCGCGGCGGAGTTCTTCTCGACGCTCGGCACCGCGCTCGCGGTCGGCGCGAAGGCGAACCTGCTCGACGAGCAAGGCAACCTGCCGAACATCAACCGGCCGTTCCTCGTCGACTCGCTCGCCGCGACGATCGGGCCCGTGTTCGGCATCCCCGCGCTGACCGCGCTGATCGAATCGGCGGCAGGCGTCGAGGCGGGCGGGCGCAGCGGGTTGTCGTCGCTGGCCGCAGCCGTGCTGTTCGCCGCGATGCTGCTGTTCGTGCCGGTCGCGCTCGCGATCCCGAAGGAGGCCACCGCACCGGCGCTGATCCTGATCGGGCTGTCGATGTTCGCGACGATCCGTCATACGCATTTCGACGATTTCACCGATGCGCTGCCCGTGATGTCGATGGTGCTGCTCACGCTGATGTCGAACAGTTTCGGCACCGGCATTGCCGGCGGGCTGCTGTGCTACGTGCTCGTCAAGCTGCTGGCCGGCCGCTGGCGCGACGTGTCGTGGGGGCTCGTCGTGCTCGCGATTCCGCTCGGCTATTACTTCTGGACCGTCGTGAAGCCGCACTGA
- a CDS encoding LysR family transcriptional regulator — translation MSSDRSSLLPALTLRQVQHFVVLAHARSFTQAAQALSLTQPALTASIRQIEFLLGGRLFARSAHRLTLTSAGEAVLPLAERLLNQARGTFDDMTRLIGERIQTVRIAFIPSVAGRLLPALNALRGTHPTLRFTLTDLPNSALVEAVRDSVADLGIGVREPDSDDGTLRYQQLFEDEIVIVVRHDDPLAGAKSVTWAKLVDRELAVFVRGSVSESLHRTGGAEKLRLNVTYRMEYTEPLYALARNGLATVVLPSLYTMHLHDPELVALRVEKPRVTRAISLISLAGDDRGPHVRTCREWIAKHI, via the coding sequence ATGTCGTCCGACCGTTCGTCGCTGCTGCCCGCGCTCACGCTGCGGCAAGTCCAGCACTTCGTCGTGCTCGCGCATGCCCGCAGCTTCACGCAGGCCGCACAGGCGCTGTCGCTCACGCAGCCCGCGCTCACCGCGTCGATCCGCCAGATCGAGTTCCTGCTCGGCGGGCGCCTGTTCGCGCGCTCCGCGCACCGGCTCACGCTGACTTCCGCCGGCGAGGCCGTGCTGCCGCTCGCCGAACGCCTGCTCAACCAGGCGCGCGGCACCTTCGACGACATGACGCGCCTCATCGGCGAACGCATCCAGACCGTACGGATCGCCTTCATCCCGTCGGTCGCGGGCCGCCTGCTGCCCGCGCTCAACGCGCTGCGCGGCACGCACCCGACGCTGCGCTTCACGCTCACCGACCTGCCGAACAGTGCGCTCGTCGAGGCCGTGCGCGACAGCGTCGCGGATCTCGGCATCGGCGTGCGCGAACCGGACAGCGACGACGGCACGCTGCGCTACCAGCAGCTCTTCGAGGACGAGATCGTGATCGTCGTGCGGCATGACGATCCGCTCGCGGGCGCGAAGAGCGTCACGTGGGCGAAGCTCGTCGATCGCGAACTCGCGGTGTTCGTGCGCGGCAGCGTCAGCGAATCGCTGCATCGCACCGGCGGCGCCGAGAAGCTGCGCCTGAACGTCACGTACCGGATGGAATACACCGAGCCGCTTTACGCGCTCGCGCGCAACGGTCTCGCGACGGTCGTGCTGCCGAGCCTCTACACGATGCATCTGCACGATCCCGAGCTCGTCGCGCTGCGCGTCGAGAAACCGCGCGTCACGCGCGCGATCTCGCTGATCTCGCTCGCCGGCGACGATCGCGGCCCGCACGTGCGCACCTGCCGCGAGTGGATCGCGAAGCACATCTGA